A genomic segment from Leptolyngbya boryana PCC 6306 encodes:
- the cbiQ gene encoding cobalt ECF transporter T component CbiQ, which yields MILLHLGAMHLVEAEKNQTLWHRLTPKSRLLCTLLLVFAIALTPNGRWLTWAVYAGAVGLIMLLSRVRLWVLFRRVAVEFVFIGVVLLGTLFRDGGHTLFRWGWIQITTEGLTVLGSVSLKAFLSLLILNTLILTTSVPALLHALTALKMPPLLVAILASMYRYIAVLIDEFHSMQKAARSRNLMGNPKRQRIIVGNMFGSLFIRTYERGERVHQAMLARGYQGLPPLAETQSGGRGDILALTIMISVLLFGQAITFHAP from the coding sequence ATGATCCTGTTACACCTGGGTGCAATGCACCTTGTGGAAGCTGAAAAAAATCAAACGCTTTGGCATCGGTTGACTCCAAAGTCGCGGTTACTGTGCACCTTACTTTTAGTCTTTGCGATCGCACTTACCCCCAATGGTCGCTGGCTGACTTGGGCAGTTTATGCAGGTGCAGTCGGGCTGATTATGCTTTTGAGTCGTGTTCGATTATGGGTCTTATTCAGGCGCGTTGCCGTTGAATTTGTTTTTATTGGTGTGGTTCTGCTCGGAACCTTGTTTCGAGACGGCGGGCACACCCTATTTCGATGGGGTTGGATACAAATTACAACTGAAGGCTTAACCGTTTTAGGGAGTGTCTCACTTAAAGCGTTCTTATCATTACTGATATTGAATACTTTAATTCTAACGACCTCGGTTCCAGCATTGCTTCATGCATTAACTGCACTGAAAATGCCACCGTTGCTTGTCGCAATTCTCGCATCCATGTATCGCTATATTGCAGTGCTGATCGATGAGTTTCATTCGATGCAGAAAGCAGCACGATCGCGCAATTTAATGGGAAATCCCAAGCGCCAACGCATCATCGTTGGCAATATGTTTGGCTCGCTGTTCATTCGCACCTATGAGCGAGGAGAACGAGTCCATCAAGCGATGCTCGCGAGAGGATATCAAGGTCTTCCTCCGCTGGCAGAAACTCAGTCCGGAGGTAGGGGCGATATTCTAGCACTCACAATTATGATCTCGGTTCTTTTGTTCGGACAAGCAATTACTTTTCATGCACCATAA
- the rplK gene encoding 50S ribosomal protein L11: MAKKVTAVIKLAINAGKANPAPPIGPALGQHGVNIMMFCKEYNARTADQAGMVVPVEISVYEDRSFTFILKTPPASKLIAKAAGIETGSGEPNKKKVGKITQAQLEDIAKTKMPDLNANDIEAAKKIIAGTARNMGVTITD; encoded by the coding sequence ATGGCAAAAAAAGTAACCGCAGTGATCAAGCTAGCGATCAACGCTGGCAAGGCGAATCCTGCACCCCCGATCGGACCTGCACTGGGTCAGCACGGGGTCAATATCATGATGTTCTGCAAGGAATACAATGCGAGAACTGCTGACCAAGCAGGGATGGTTGTACCTGTAGAAATCTCTGTTTACGAAGACCGTAGCTTCACGTTCATTCTCAAAACCCCTCCTGCCTCGAAGCTGATTGCAAAAGCAGCCGGAATCGAAACAGGCTCAGGCGAACCGAACAAAAAGAAAGTGGGCAAGATTACTCAAGCTCAACTCGAAGATATCGCGAAGACCAAAATGCCTGACCTCAATGCAAACGACATTGAAGCAGCTAAGAAAATCATCGCTGGAACCGCTCGTAACATGGGCGTAACCATCACCGACTAG
- the nusG gene encoding transcription termination/antitermination protein NusG, translating into MTFTSDETQYDDRSEENLEAELAKGARWYAVQVASGCEKRVKMNLEQRIETLDVVNRILEVQIPETPILKHQKDGRAKESAEKVFPGYVLVKMVMDDETWQVIKNTPNVINFVGAEQKRRYGRGRGHVKPMPLGHGEVERIFKQSQEQEPVRKIDMAMGDKITVLSGPFKDFEGEVIELSPERNKLKALLSIFGRETPVELEVNQVQKI; encoded by the coding sequence ATGACATTTACCTCAGACGAAACGCAGTACGACGATCGCTCCGAAGAAAACTTGGAGGCAGAGCTAGCCAAAGGTGCTCGATGGTATGCTGTCCAGGTCGCATCCGGCTGCGAAAAGCGCGTCAAAATGAATTTAGAGCAACGGATCGAGACGCTCGACGTTGTGAACCGGATTTTGGAAGTTCAAATTCCTGAAACGCCCATTCTCAAGCACCAAAAAGACGGACGAGCCAAGGAATCGGCTGAGAAAGTTTTCCCAGGCTATGTCCTCGTCAAAATGGTGATGGATGACGAAACGTGGCAGGTAATTAAGAACACCCCCAACGTGATTAACTTCGTCGGCGCGGAGCAAAAACGGCGCTACGGACGAGGCAGAGGTCACGTCAAACCAATGCCATTGGGGCATGGAGAAGTGGAACGCATCTTCAAACAGTCCCAAGAGCAGGAGCCTGTCAGAAAAATTGACATGGCGATGGGCGATAAGATTACGGTGCTTTCAGGTCCATTCAAAGACTTTGAAGGCGAAGTCATCGAACTCAGCCCTGAGCGGAACAAGCTCAAAGCACTTCTATCTATCTTTGGGCGTGAAACCCCGGTAGAACTAGAAGTGAACCAAGTGCAGAAAATTTAA
- a CDS encoding energy-coupling factor ABC transporter ATP-binding protein, translating to MHHNPIEIYNLSYCYPDGNRALNGITISIGATERVALVGANGSGKSTLLMHFNGLITPQVGQVIVGELPVEPQYLKQIRNFVGIVFQNPDDQLFMPTVWEDVTFGPLNQEIHGQELIDRATTAMNCVGLDPELFGSRSANGLSGGEKKRVAIAGVLAMQPQVLVLDEPSAQLDPRSRRQLIELLDSLPLTQLIATHDLDLALELCKRTIVLSKGRVVYDGSTEKVMSDPDLLAQHALEPPLSYSRPYCQLEDLK from the coding sequence ATGCACCATAATCCGATTGAAATCTATAACCTTTCCTACTGCTATCCAGATGGCAATCGCGCACTGAATGGAATTACGATTTCAATTGGTGCGACTGAGCGAGTTGCGCTTGTGGGGGCAAATGGTTCAGGCAAATCGACGCTCTTAATGCACTTTAATGGATTGATCACACCGCAAGTGGGACAGGTCATTGTGGGTGAGCTTCCGGTTGAGCCTCAGTATCTTAAGCAGATTCGCAATTTTGTTGGCATTGTGTTTCAGAATCCAGATGATCAGCTATTCATGCCAACGGTCTGGGAAGATGTGACCTTTGGACCTCTAAATCAAGAGATTCACGGGCAGGAATTAATCGATCGAGCAACAACCGCGATGAACTGTGTGGGACTTGATCCAGAGCTATTTGGATCGAGAAGCGCGAATGGTTTATCAGGCGGAGAGAAAAAGCGAGTTGCGATCGCGGGTGTGCTTGCGATGCAGCCGCAAGTTCTCGTGTTAGATGAACCGTCAGCGCAGTTAGATCCGCGATCGCGAAGACAACTGATCGAATTGCTCGATAGCTTGCCTCTGACACAGTTGATTGCGACGCATGATTTAGATTTGGCGTTGGAGCTGTGTAAGCGCACGATCGTACTCAGTAAGGGTCGAGTGGTTTACGATGGTTCAACTGAGAAAGTCATGAGTGATCCTGACCTGCTTGCTCAACATGCACTAGAGCCACCTTTAAGCTATAGTCGCCCTTACTGCCAGCTAGAGGATCTTAAATAA
- the rplL gene encoding 50S ribosomal protein L7/L12 yields MSAVTDEIVEKLKGLTLLEASELVKQIEEVFGVSAAAPAGGMMMMAPGAGGGAAAEEVEEKTEFDAVLEEVPADKKIAVLKVVRGITGLGLKEAKDLVEAAPKAIKEGVAKAEAEDIKKQIEEAGGKVTVK; encoded by the coding sequence ATGTCTGCTGTAACCGATGAAATTGTAGAGAAGTTGAAAGGTTTGACCCTGCTCGAAGCTTCTGAGCTGGTTAAACAAATCGAAGAAGTTTTTGGTGTAAGTGCTGCTGCTCCTGCAGGTGGCATGATGATGATGGCTCCGGGTGCTGGCGGCGGTGCTGCGGCTGAAGAAGTCGAAGAGAAGACCGAATTTGATGCAGTCTTGGAAGAAGTTCCTGCTGATAAGAAGATCGCCGTTCTCAAAGTTGTTCGCGGTATCACTGGCTTGGGTCTGAAGGAAGCAAAAGACCTCGTAGAAGCTGCGCCGAAAGCAATCAAAGAAGGTGTTGCTAAGGCTGAAGCTGAAGACATCAAGAAACAAATCGAAGAAGCTGGCGGTAAAGTGACGGTTAAATAG
- a CDS encoding NHL repeat-containing protein yields MALSYNPTGVFFANTGVPTSDLALTSTGEILATSYDGGWIRRYNSSGGLLSQFGTNLNGPWGIAADSTGTIFAANFNANELQRYNSSGVLLGSTPFNEPGGIAIESSGNVLVSSYSAPSIGRFSSTGTFLGTFTTSNLSNPLGIAINSATGEVLVANRGSDSITRYDSAGVFQSTLVSGLPGVIDVVIDSTGDVLVSTATSVQRFNGAGVLQQTLIPLGTGEIEGLTLDGTGSLLAGQRDGTITRFTAIPVPFAFCPLWGFLPLGIRRLKQQFSKLRNRSSAQESSF; encoded by the coding sequence GTGGCGTTGTCCTACAATCCAACTGGAGTATTCTTTGCAAACACTGGAGTGCCCACCAGTGATCTAGCACTGACAAGCACTGGTGAAATACTTGCAACAAGTTATGATGGCGGTTGGATTCGACGCTACAACAGCAGCGGAGGCTTGCTGTCCCAATTTGGAACAAATTTGAACGGTCCTTGGGGAATTGCAGCAGACAGCACGGGTACAATTTTCGCTGCTAACTTTAATGCTAATGAGTTGCAGCGTTACAACAGTAGTGGAGTGCTACTAGGAAGTACTCCATTCAATGAGCCTGGGGGTATCGCGATCGAGAGCAGTGGAAATGTGTTGGTTTCAAGTTACTCTGCCCCTTCTATCGGTAGATTCAGCAGCACAGGAACTTTCCTAGGCACGTTTACCACATCGAATCTAAGCAATCCACTTGGAATAGCAATCAATAGTGCGACTGGAGAGGTTCTTGTTGCAAACCGAGGATCTGACTCAATCACACGATACGACAGTGCCGGGGTATTTCAATCAACATTGGTCTCAGGCTTACCTGGAGTTATTGATGTCGTTATTGACAGTACAGGGGATGTCTTAGTATCAACCGCTACTTCTGTACAGCGATTTAACGGGGCTGGTGTTTTGCAGCAAACACTTATCCCATTGGGAACAGGAGAGATTGAAGGACTTACTTTGGATGGTACTGGTTCGCTCTTGGCAGGGCAGCGAGATGGTACGATTACTCGCTTTACTGCAATTCCAGTGCCATTTGCGTTCTGCCCACTCTGGGGATTTTTGCCTCTGGGGATTCGTCGTCTCAAGCAGCAATTCTCAAAGCTGCGAAATCGCTCATCGGCGCAGGAGTCGAGTTTTTAG
- the rplA gene encoding 50S ribosomal protein L1 translates to MVKKLSKRTRELRAKVQDKAYAPLEALQLLKETATAKFPESAEAHIRLGIDPKYTDQQLRTTVALPKGTGQEIRVAVIARGEKVTEATNAGADIAGSEELIDEIQKGRMDFDLLIATPDVMPQVAKLGRVLGPRGLMPSPKGGTVTFDLPQAIAEFKAGKLEFRADRTGIVHVLFGKAGFSAEDLLTNLKALQETIDRNRPAGAKGRYWRTMYVSSTMGPSIEVDINALRDLKVGDAA, encoded by the coding sequence ATGGTAAAGAAACTATCAAAGCGCACCAGAGAACTGCGTGCAAAGGTTCAAGACAAGGCTTATGCGCCGCTTGAAGCCTTGCAATTGCTCAAAGAAACAGCAACTGCGAAATTTCCTGAATCGGCTGAGGCGCACATTCGTCTCGGTATCGATCCCAAGTACACCGACCAACAGTTAAGAACCACCGTTGCACTGCCGAAAGGAACGGGTCAAGAAATCCGAGTCGCGGTCATTGCTCGTGGTGAAAAAGTAACGGAAGCAACGAACGCAGGCGCGGATATTGCAGGTTCTGAAGAACTGATCGATGAAATCCAGAAAGGACGGATGGACTTCGATCTGCTGATTGCAACTCCCGACGTGATGCCTCAAGTTGCAAAACTTGGTCGTGTGCTAGGTCCACGTGGTTTGATGCCTTCGCCGAAAGGTGGTACGGTGACCTTTGATCTGCCGCAAGCGATCGCTGAATTCAAAGCAGGTAAGCTTGAATTCCGGGCAGATCGGACTGGGATCGTCCACGTTCTATTTGGTAAAGCAGGTTTTTCCGCAGAAGATTTGTTGACGAACCTGAAAGCCCTGCAAGAAACGATCGATCGAAATCGTCCTGCTGGTGCAAAAGGACGCTATTGGCGTACAATGTATGTGTCGTCAACGATGGGTCCGTCCATTGAGGTCGATATCAACGCACTGCGTGACCTCAAGGTTGGAGATGCTGCTTAG
- the rplS gene encoding 50S ribosomal protein L19, whose amino-acid sequence MNAQEIIRSIEAEQIKDNLPTIYIGDTVRVGVIIQEGDKERTQPYEGVVIAKGSAGLTQSITVRRVFQGVGVERVFLVHSPRIESIKIMRRAKVRRAKLYYLRDRVGKATRLKQRFDRPLV is encoded by the coding sequence ATGAACGCGCAAGAAATCATCCGCTCAATTGAAGCGGAACAAATAAAAGACAATCTCCCAACGATTTACATTGGGGATACGGTTCGCGTCGGCGTAATCATTCAAGAGGGCGATAAGGAACGGACGCAGCCGTATGAAGGCGTTGTGATCGCAAAAGGTAGTGCAGGTCTTACCCAGAGCATCACTGTACGTCGGGTTTTCCAAGGCGTAGGTGTGGAACGGGTCTTCCTGGTTCACTCCCCACGAATTGAAAGCATCAAAATCATGCGTCGGGCGAAAGTGCGTCGGGCTAAGTTGTACTATCTGCGCGATCGCGTTGGTAAGGCGACCCGCTTGAAGCAGCGTTTCGATCGTCCCTTGGTCTAG
- a CDS encoding PDGLE domain-containing protein — protein MTQVSQTRNRAFVISGLGVALLVAVLLSPFASSDPDGLDRVAQDQGFEKKAAEEPIAHKLPFYQMFEEYQLRGVPEQISTPAAGLIGTLVTFGLAWGAGKVLIRDR, from the coding sequence ATGACTCAAGTTTCACAGACTCGAAATCGAGCGTTTGTGATTTCGGGATTGGGAGTTGCGCTGTTGGTTGCAGTGCTTTTGTCGCCGTTTGCTAGTTCTGATCCGGATGGACTCGATCGCGTTGCTCAGGATCAAGGATTTGAGAAAAAGGCAGCAGAGGAGCCGATCGCGCATAAGTTGCCGTTTTATCAAATGTTTGAAGAGTATCAGTTGCGAGGAGTTCCAGAACAAATTTCGACTCCTGCGGCTGGATTGATTGGAACATTAGTGACCTTTGGATTGGCATGGGGTGCAGGGAAGGTTTTGATTCGCGATCGCTAG
- the cbiM gene encoding cobalt transporter CbiM produces MVFVSTQLALHVPDGFLNLPVTLITWICALALVAISLRQVQSDYQERAVPLMGVCAAFIFAAQMINFPIPGGTSGHLLGGTLAGVLLGPWAGSLVMSVVFIVQAFLFQDGGVTALGANIFNMGLIGTFGGYYLYRTIRYMMGRDSLKGVLTGSAIASWTSVVVAAIICAVQLAISGTVPLPVALSAMTFWHVMIGIGEAIITVIAVSYIFKTRPDLIYKAPRLGALEPDRSYSSR; encoded by the coding sequence ATGGTTTTTGTTTCGACTCAGCTTGCCCTGCATGTTCCAGATGGCTTTCTGAATCTACCGGTTACGTTAATTACTTGGATCTGTGCACTTGCACTCGTCGCCATTAGCCTGAGACAAGTCCAATCAGATTATCAAGAGCGGGCTGTGCCGTTGATGGGCGTTTGCGCTGCTTTTATTTTTGCAGCTCAGATGATTAATTTCCCGATTCCAGGCGGCACTTCAGGACACTTGCTCGGTGGAACATTAGCGGGTGTATTACTGGGTCCTTGGGCGGGATCGCTCGTGATGTCGGTCGTGTTTATCGTACAGGCGTTTCTGTTTCAAGACGGCGGGGTGACTGCACTCGGCGCAAATATCTTCAATATGGGGTTGATTGGAACATTTGGCGGGTATTACCTTTACCGCACCATTCGCTACATGATGGGGAGAGATTCCTTGAAAGGGGTTTTGACCGGAAGCGCGATCGCGAGTTGGACAAGTGTGGTTGTGGCTGCAATCATCTGTGCAGTTCAGCTTGCAATTTCTGGAACAGTTCCGTTACCAGTTGCATTATCAGCGATGACATTTTGGCATGTCATGATTGGAATCGGGGAAGCGATCATTACGGTGATTGCTGTGAGCTATATTTTTAAGACTCGTCCAGATTTGATTTATAAAGCGCCAAGATTGGGAGCTTTGGAACCGGATCGTTCTTATTCTTCACGGTAA
- a CDS encoding ABC transporter substrate-binding protein, which translates to MSNLISSNRLKLGRALSLAAVTLTVGILAAACQESAPPTSQGQGATSGNSTPAKGLKIGSLLPSTGDLASVGQQMVASVPMLVDTVNACGGVNGEPMTLVSVDDQTDPAAGAEGMTRLAEKERVAGVVGSFASSVSTAALPIAVRNKVVLISPGSTSPVFTQAAKEGKYQGYWARTAPPDTYQAQALARLATERKLDTAGTIVINNDYGVGFEQEFVKAFESQGGKVLNKARPTRYDPKATTVETEAAAAFAGNPKAVAAVLYADTGSLIVKSAYEQGKRSQFLLTDGVYSQDFVDKVGKGQDGKSILTGALGTVPGASGKSLDAFTKLWEEKQKRPLVAYAAHAWDAAAILALAAQAAKSNSGEAMKDKLREVTNAPGEEVTDVCKGLALLKEGKDINYQGASGDVDIDAAGDVVGSYDVWTVKDDGKLATIGKVKP; encoded by the coding sequence ATGAGCAACCTGATTTCCTCAAACCGTCTGAAACTTGGACGCGCTTTATCCCTTGCTGCCGTCACTCTCACGGTTGGAATTCTGGCGGCTGCCTGCCAAGAATCCGCCCCGCCCACATCTCAAGGTCAAGGAGCAACGTCCGGAAATTCTACCCCTGCTAAAGGTCTCAAGATTGGTTCACTCCTACCTTCAACGGGGGATCTTGCGTCTGTCGGACAGCAAATGGTCGCTTCAGTGCCGATGCTGGTTGATACGGTCAATGCCTGTGGGGGTGTGAATGGTGAGCCGATGACGCTCGTGAGTGTCGATGATCAAACTGATCCCGCCGCAGGTGCAGAAGGGATGACCCGCCTTGCTGAGAAAGAGAGAGTTGCAGGCGTTGTCGGTTCGTTTGCCAGTAGTGTTTCGACTGCCGCTTTACCGATCGCGGTTCGTAATAAAGTCGTCTTGATTTCACCAGGAAGTACTAGCCCCGTCTTTACCCAAGCTGCTAAAGAAGGTAAATATCAAGGCTATTGGGCAAGAACGGCTCCCCCTGATACCTATCAAGCTCAGGCATTAGCAAGACTGGCGACCGAGCGCAAATTGGATACGGCAGGCACGATCGTGATTAATAACGATTATGGCGTTGGCTTTGAACAGGAGTTTGTTAAAGCGTTTGAATCGCAAGGCGGCAAAGTGCTGAACAAAGCAAGACCCACTCGCTATGATCCGAAAGCAACAACGGTTGAAACCGAAGCTGCTGCTGCCTTTGCCGGGAATCCGAAAGCTGTCGCCGCTGTTCTCTATGCGGATACAGGAAGCTTGATTGTCAAATCGGCGTATGAGCAGGGTAAACGATCGCAGTTTCTCTTGACGGATGGCGTTTATTCTCAAGATTTTGTGGATAAAGTTGGCAAAGGGCAAGACGGAAAATCGATTTTGACTGGGGCGTTAGGAACGGTTCCAGGGGCAAGTGGCAAGAGTTTAGATGCGTTTACAAAATTGTGGGAAGAGAAGCAGAAGCGCCCGTTAGTTGCGTATGCGGCTCATGCTTGGGATGCAGCAGCGATTCTAGCTTTAGCGGCACAGGCAGCGAAGTCGAATAGCGGTGAAGCGATGAAAGATAAACTCCGCGAAGTCACGAATGCCCCTGGAGAAGAAGTGACTGACGTTTGTAAAGGTCTGGCATTGCTGAAAGAGGGCAAAGATATCAATTACCAGGGTGCAAGTGGTGATGTCGATATCGATGCAGCAGGCGATGTGGTTGGCTCTTACGATGTTTGGACAGTCAAGGATGATGGTAAATTGGCAACGATCGGGAAAGTGAAACCGTAG
- the rplJ gene encoding 50S ribosomal protein L10: MGRTLANKKEIVAGLKETLSESQLMFIINYSGLTVAEISDLRNRLRPKGAICQVTKNTFMEKATEGDDRWQAVSELLKGDSAFVMVKDDLGGAIKAYQEFQKASKKTEMRGGVMDGKVLKEADLKAIADLPSKEQLIAQIAGAINGVATKLAVGINEVPSGLARAIKQVSEKEAA, from the coding sequence GTGGGAAGAACGTTAGCAAACAAGAAAGAGATTGTTGCAGGTCTGAAAGAAACGCTCAGCGAATCACAGTTGATGTTCATCATTAACTACAGTGGTTTGACTGTTGCGGAGATTTCGGATTTACGGAATCGTTTGCGTCCGAAAGGTGCGATTTGTCAGGTGACAAAGAACACGTTTATGGAGAAAGCGACCGAAGGCGACGATCGCTGGCAAGCGGTGAGCGAATTACTGAAAGGTGATTCCGCGTTTGTGATGGTCAAAGACGACCTTGGTGGTGCGATCAAAGCATACCAAGAGTTCCAAAAGGCATCCAAAAAGACCGAGATGCGCGGCGGTGTGATGGATGGCAAAGTTCTCAAAGAAGCGGATCTTAAAGCGATCGCAGATCTACCTTCTAAGGAACAGCTCATTGCACAGATTGCTGGTGCTATCAACGGTGTCGCAACCAAGCTGGCAGTGGGTATCAACGAAGTACCGTCTGGTTTGGCAAGAGCGATCAAACAGGTGTCCGAAAAAGAAGCAGCGTAG
- the secE gene encoding preprotein translocase subunit SecE, with protein MAKKGESALEQKSGFNPNEFAKETKEELDKVVWPSRQQLIGESLSVILMVTLSASLIYFVDQFFHWAQVRVFG; from the coding sequence GTGGCAAAGAAAGGCGAGTCAGCTTTGGAGCAAAAATCAGGATTTAATCCGAACGAGTTCGCAAAAGAAACGAAGGAAGAACTCGACAAAGTTGTGTGGCCTAGCCGTCAGCAACTGATTGGAGAATCGCTTTCTGTGATTTTGATGGTCACGCTCTCTGCTAGCTTGATTTACTTTGTTGATCAGTTCTTTCATTGGGCACAAGTGAGAGTATTCGGATGA
- a CDS encoding glutathione peroxidase, giving the protein MTAQASSSIYDFSANSLEGQPVSLSTFKDKVLLIVNTASQCGFTPQYQGLQSIYNKFENQGFAVLGFPCNQFGQQEPGTASEIQSFCETRFGVTFPLFEKVDVNGSNAHPLFKYLTKSAPGIFGTEGIKWNFTKFLVDRSGKVVKRYPSTTKPEEIEKDIQALL; this is encoded by the coding sequence ATGACTGCTCAAGCATCTTCTTCAATTTATGATTTCTCAGCGAATAGCTTAGAAGGTCAGCCCGTTTCACTCAGCACGTTCAAAGATAAAGTATTGCTGATCGTGAATACTGCAAGTCAATGTGGATTTACACCACAGTATCAAGGCTTACAATCGATTTACAACAAGTTTGAGAATCAAGGATTTGCAGTTTTGGGATTTCCCTGTAATCAGTTCGGGCAACAAGAACCGGGAACCGCAAGTGAAATTCAATCCTTCTGTGAAACTCGCTTTGGCGTGACATTCCCCTTGTTTGAAAAAGTCGATGTCAATGGCAGCAATGCTCACCCGCTGTTTAAGTATTTGACCAAATCTGCACCGGGCATCTTTGGAACTGAAGGAATCAAGTGGAACTTCACGAAATTCTTAGTCGATCGCTCTGGTAAGGTCGTCAAGCGTTATCCGTCTACAACCAAACCAGAAGAAATCGAAAAAGATATTCAAGCGCTGCTCTAA